Proteins found in one Syntrophales bacterium genomic segment:
- a CDS encoding V-type ATP synthase subunit A, with translation MGKIWRISGPVVIAEDMRGSQVYEVVDVGDDRLTGEIIGLEGDKAVIQVYEDTAGLRVGEPVTGTQEILMVELGPGMVGNIYDGVQRSLVTMQDEIGDFIVRGTRTPPLDRDKKWHFTPTVKAGDTVREGDIIGSVPETGLIEHKIMIPIGLEGTIREIKEGHFTIEDTIAVLENNGDRRELTMVQRWPARKPRVYKRRFDPIDLLVTGTRIIDYLFPLALGGKAAIPGGFGTGKTVNLQQMARWSQTHLNIYVGCGERGNEMADVLHSFKQLKDPATGRMLQEKEIFVANTSNMPVVAREISIFIGITMAEYFRDMGYDVLLVADSTSRWAEAMREIGARLEETPGEEGFPTYLGSRLSMFYERSGRVECVGSPERMGSATVIGSVSPPGADFSEPVTQATLRIIDALYSLDVALANKRHFPTINWLQSYSLYADSVDLWWNRISDEYNDVRNKTLTTLQKEADLEEIVRLVGPEALPEDDKLLLLAARMIREDFLMQSAFHPVDTYTEPERTHRMINAIIKFYDMSREMVESGTLVGEIAALNVRQRISRMKDIPGEDFDRYVEELLSDIEKSRSTGYQEGGGT, from the coding sequence ATGGGGAAAATCTGGAGAATTTCAGGACCGGTCGTAATTGCCGAAGACATGCGCGGTTCACAGGTCTACGAGGTGGTCGACGTGGGCGACGACCGTCTTACCGGAGAGATTATCGGACTCGAAGGGGACAAGGCCGTCATCCAGGTGTATGAAGACACGGCAGGACTGCGCGTAGGCGAACCGGTCACGGGAACGCAGGAAATACTCATGGTCGAGCTCGGCCCCGGCATGGTGGGGAATATCTATGACGGGGTCCAGCGGTCGCTGGTGACCATGCAGGATGAAATCGGAGATTTCATTGTCCGGGGAACCCGTACCCCCCCCCTTGACAGAGACAAAAAATGGCACTTCACTCCCACCGTCAAGGCCGGTGATACCGTGCGGGAGGGTGATATCATCGGAAGCGTTCCGGAAACAGGCCTCATAGAGCACAAAATCATGATTCCCATAGGTCTTGAGGGTACTATCAGGGAAATTAAAGAAGGGCACTTCACCATAGAAGATACCATCGCGGTCCTGGAAAACAACGGAGACCGTCGGGAGCTGACCATGGTGCAGCGTTGGCCCGCCCGGAAGCCCCGCGTTTACAAGCGTCGTTTCGATCCCATCGATCTCCTGGTGACGGGCACGAGAATCATCGACTATCTCTTCCCTCTTGCCCTGGGTGGAAAGGCGGCAATTCCGGGAGGATTCGGCACGGGGAAAACGGTCAATCTTCAGCAGATGGCCCGGTGGTCCCAGACGCATCTTAATATCTACGTTGGCTGCGGTGAGCGGGGGAACGAGATGGCCGATGTTCTCCACAGCTTTAAGCAGCTGAAGGACCCCGCAACGGGGAGGATGCTCCAGGAAAAGGAAATATTCGTGGCCAACACGTCGAACATGCCCGTTGTCGCCCGCGAAATCAGTATTTTCATCGGCATCACCATGGCTGAATACTTCCGGGACATGGGTTATGATGTTCTTCTCGTGGCTGATTCAACGTCCCGCTGGGCGGAGGCCATGCGGGAGATCGGCGCCAGACTGGAGGAAACGCCCGGCGAGGAGGGTTTTCCCACCTACCTCGGATCGCGGCTGTCCATGTTCTACGAACGTTCAGGACGGGTTGAGTGCGTAGGAAGCCCGGAACGTATGGGATCGGCCACGGTCATCGGTTCCGTGAGCCCTCCCGGAGCGGACTTCAGTGAACCCGTTACCCAGGCCACGTTGAGAATAATCGATGCTTTGTATTCGCTCGACGTCGCGCTGGCCAACAAGCGACACTTCCCCACGATCAACTGGCTCCAGAGCTACAGCCTGTATGCCGATTCCGTGGACCTGTGGTGGAACAGAATCAGTGACGAATACAACGACGTGAGGAACAAGACACTGACCACCCTCCAGAAGGAGGCCGATCTCGAAGAAATCGTGCGACTCGTGGGACCGGAAGCCTTGCCCGAAGACGACAAGCTGCTGCTCCTGGCGGCTCGAATGATTCGGGAAGACTTCCTGATGCAGAGCGCCTTCCACCCCGTGGACACCTACACCGAACCGGAACGAACGCACAGGATGATCAACGCCATCATCAAGTTCTATGACATGAGCAGGGAGATGGTTGAATCGGGCACGCTCGTCGGCGAAATAGCGGCTCTTAACGTGAGGCAGCGGATATCCCGCATGAAAGATATTCCCGGAGAGGATTTCGACCGGTACGTCGAAGAGCTTCTGTCGGATATCGAAAAAAGCAGAAGCACCGGCTATCAAGAAGGAGGAGGCACGTGA
- a CDS encoding V-type ATP synthase subunit F — protein MRILQDLEIAIIGTDDQTSLMRLAGVGKYCRVEEDSGVDLREKIRIGFETFLQDRSVGIIMIPDDWTVHVADMLVRMRQARGVPKKAVIEYPPGLRTEPMDVKSFYKNYTKNLIGFNVEI, from the coding sequence ATGAGAATACTGCAGGATCTGGAAATAGCGATAATCGGCACCGATGACCAGACATCACTCATGAGGCTGGCCGGAGTCGGCAAGTACTGCCGTGTGGAGGAAGACAGCGGCGTGGATCTTCGAGAAAAAATCCGGATCGGCTTTGAAACGTTTCTCCAGGACCGGTCGGTGGGGATCATCATGATTCCCGACGACTGGACCGTTCACGTGGCTGACATGCTGGTACGGATGAGGCAGGCGCGGGGCGTCCCGAAGAAAGCGGTTATTGAATATCCGCCGGGCCTGAGGACGGAACCCATGGATGTGAAATCCTTTTACAAAAATTATACCAAGAACCTTATCGGTTTTAATGTGGAGATATAG